In the Oryza glaberrima chromosome 6, OglaRS2, whole genome shotgun sequence genome, one interval contains:
- the LOC127777586 gene encoding protein BOLA4, chloroplastic/mitochondrial, with protein MQQMRSAAAAPCSLAAMLLRRFAYTSYSSSCGPIRRHAAVALSSTTTTTTRFAAWSPPPPSCGARSRGFAAWASAPGPAGSTDSPAMQALETKIKEQLEADTVTVVDTSGDGRHVCIDVVSKVFEGKSAVNRQRMVYKAIWEELQSTVHAVDQMTTKTPSEAAANQ; from the exons ATGCAGCAGAtgaggtccgccgccgccgctccctgctccctcgccgccatgctcctccgccgcttcgcctacacctcctactcctcctcctgTGGGCCCATCCGCCGTCACGCCGCCGTTgccctctcctccaccaccaccaccaccaccaggttCGCCGCCTggtcccctcctcctccttcgtgcGGCGCCAGGAGCAGGGGGTTCGCTGCCTGGGCGTCGGCGCCCGGGCCGGCGGGGTCCACGGATTCCCCCGCCATGCAGGCGCTGGAGACCAAG ATCAAGGAGCAGCTGGAGGCGGACACGGTCACCGTCGTCGACACATCTGGCGACGGCCGCCATGTCTG CATAGATGTAGTTTCCAAGGTATTCGAAGGGAAGTCTGCCGTAAATCGGCAGAGAATGGTTTACAAGGCTATatgggaggagctccaaagcACCGTGCATGCTGTGGACCAAATGACGACCAAGACGCCTTCTGAGGCTGCTGCCAACCAGTAG